A stretch of candidate division KSB1 bacterium DNA encodes these proteins:
- a CDS encoding HEPN domain-containing protein has protein sequence MANRARDWYRQAERDLQQAEDSRVAGRHEWACFAAQQAADKAVKAPHLHVGQEAWGHVVAKLLSALPAEVSAPKELVDKARVLDSFYIPPRYPNSYPEGAPFEHYGPLQSEQAIAYAGEILQFVRAHMA, from the coding sequence ATGGCCAACCGGGCACGAGACTGGTACAGACAGGCCGAGCGGGATCTCCAGCAGGCAGAGGATTCCCGTGTTGCAGGACGGCATGAGTGGGCCTGTTTTGCCGCCCAGCAGGCCGCGGACAAGGCGGTGAAGGCACCGCACCTCCATGTGGGGCAGGAGGCATGGGGCCATGTGGTGGCAAAGCTCCTGAGCGCCTTGCCGGCGGAGGTCTCGGCCCCCAAAGAGCTGGTGGACAAAGCACGGGTGCTGGATTCCTTTTACATACCGCCGCGTTACCCGAACAGCTACCCGGAAGGTGCGCCGTTTGAACATTACGGTCCGCTGCAGAGCGAGCAGGCGATCGCCTATGCCGGTGAGATCCTTCAGTTCGTGCGTGCGCACATGGCCTGA
- a CDS encoding UpxY family transcription antiterminator — translation MINQTDPYWYAFVTRPRHEKRVEKQLRGNGVECYLPLHRTLHQWKDRRKYVEVPLFSCYIFAHISYFKRYDVLSVPGVVRIVSIGNQPTPVRDEEIEAVRTLLASKTSFELSQELHYGDRVRIVEGPLAGVEGELVDFRCGQKVALNVGVTGQSLLVEVEQGKLVRVAACQGGEKSAAKWAARWRAMGLPLRG, via the coding sequence ATGATTAACCAGACAGACCCCTACTGGTACGCATTTGTGACCCGACCGCGCCACGAAAAGCGCGTGGAGAAACAGCTGCGCGGCAACGGCGTCGAGTGCTACCTGCCCCTGCATCGCACCCTGCACCAGTGGAAGGACCGGCGCAAATACGTGGAGGTGCCGCTCTTTTCCTGTTACATCTTTGCCCACATCTCTTACTTCAAACGCTACGACGTGCTCAGCGTGCCGGGCGTGGTGCGCATCGTGTCCATCGGTAACCAGCCTACCCCTGTGCGCGATGAAGAGATCGAGGCGGTGCGCACCCTGCTTGCCAGCAAGACGAGCTTTGAGCTGAGCCAGGAGTTGCACTATGGCGACCGCGTGCGCATCGTCGAGGGGCCGCTGGCCGGCGTGGAAGGGGAGTTGGTGGACTTTCGCTGCGGGCAGAAGGTGGCGCTCAACGTGGGGGTGACCGGCCAGTCGCTGCTGGTGGAGGTGGAGCAGGGCAAGTTGGTGCGGGTGGCCGCCTGCCAAGGGGGCGAAAAGTCCGCCGCCAAGTGGGCCGCACGCTGGCGCGCCATGGGGCTCCCCCTGCGGGGCTAA
- a CDS encoding nucleotidyltransferase domain-containing protein: MPVRSFSSCVRTWPEVGSVDRAVRGWAEEMARQRPEVVRIGYFGSYGRGDWGVGSDVDLIVVVRESKVPLVGRAADWDTTTLPVPADVLVYTQEEWSTPGLQERFGKAAEEVVWVLERA, from the coding sequence ATGCCGGTGAGATCCTTCAGTTCGTGCGTGCGCACATGGCCTGAGGTGGGGAGCGTCGATCGGGCCGTGCGGGGATGGGCGGAGGAGATGGCGAGGCAGCGCCCGGAGGTGGTGCGCATTGGCTACTTTGGCTCGTATGGGCGCGGCGACTGGGGCGTGGGGAGCGATGTAGACCTCATCGTGGTGGTACGGGAGTCGAAGGTGCCGTTGGTCGGCCGGGCTGCCGACTGGGACACGACGACGCTGCCGGTGCCGGCAGACGTGCTGGTGTACACGCAGGAGGAATGGTCCACACCCGGACTGCAGGAGCGTTTTGGCAAGGCGGCAGAAGAGGTCGTCTGGGTCTTGGAGAGGGCCTGA
- a CDS encoding HEPN domain-containing protein, giving the protein MTNTSLAQAYLTKAQKRLLALRVLLQHEAYSDVVREAQEVVELALKGMLRQAGVEPPKWHDVGALLVEQRERFPEEVRPRVEELARISSWLRKEREFSFYGDVDFVPTERYSRQDAERALDDAELVVQVASLAIPK; this is encoded by the coding sequence GTGACCAACACGAGCTTGGCACAGGCCTACCTGACAAAGGCGCAAAAGCGCCTGCTGGCCCTGCGTGTGCTCCTGCAGCATGAGGCCTACTCGGACGTGGTGCGCGAGGCACAGGAAGTGGTGGAACTGGCGCTGAAGGGGATGCTGCGCCAGGCGGGTGTAGAGCCGCCCAAGTGGCATGACGTGGGCGCGCTGCTCGTGGAGCAGAGGGAGCGCTTTCCGGAGGAGGTGAGGCCCAGGGTGGAGGAGTTGGCACGCATCTCCAGCTGGCTGCGCAAGGAGCGGGAGTTCTCCTTCTACGGCGACGTGGATTTTGTGCCCACCGAGCGGTACTCGCGCCAGGATGCCGAGCGCGCCCTTGACGATGCCGAGCTGGTGGTGCAAGTTGCTTCGTTGGCCATCCCGAAATAG
- the wecB gene encoding UDP-N-acetylglucosamine 2-epimerase (non-hydrolyzing), with protein sequence MKVVLVAGARPNFMKVAPILRRLRAYPEHFAPVFVHTGQHYDADMSDVFLADLGLPEPDYYLGVGSGTHAEQTAAVLKAFEPVVLAERPDLVIVVGDVNSTLAAALAGAKLCVPVAHVEAGLRSFDRTMPEELNRILTDHLCELLFTTCEDGNGNLRAEGIGDDKIHFVGNTMVESLLTFLPQAEGSAIGEKLHVGRGDYCLVTLHRPSNVDDRDSLRGLFRALQEIAKELKVIFPAHPRTQKRLRQFGLWSPAEGPGSLVVLDPLGYVDFLCLEANARLVITDSGGVQEETSILGVPCLTVRQNTERPITITMGTNVLVGTDPERLVAEAKRVLAGDGKRGGVPPLWDEHVSERIVAVLIAWGAGGDTDRQATRMPGAAREA encoded by the coding sequence ATGAAAGTGGTGCTCGTCGCAGGGGCGCGGCCCAACTTTATGAAAGTGGCCCCCATCCTGAGGCGCCTGCGCGCCTACCCGGAGCACTTTGCCCCGGTGTTCGTCCACACCGGGCAGCACTACGACGCCGACATGTCCGACGTCTTCCTCGCCGACCTCGGCCTGCCGGAGCCGGACTACTACCTGGGCGTGGGCTCCGGCACGCATGCCGAACAGACCGCCGCGGTGCTGAAAGCCTTTGAACCGGTGGTGCTCGCCGAGCGGCCTGACCTAGTCATCGTCGTCGGGGACGTGAACTCCACCTTGGCTGCGGCCTTGGCGGGCGCCAAGCTCTGCGTGCCGGTGGCGCACGTGGAGGCTGGCCTGCGCTCCTTCGACCGCACCATGCCCGAGGAACTCAACCGCATCCTCACCGACCACCTGTGCGAGCTGCTCTTCACCACCTGTGAGGATGGCAACGGCAACCTGCGCGCCGAGGGCATTGGCGATGACAAGATTCACTTTGTCGGCAACACCATGGTGGAGTCGCTCTTGACCTTTCTGCCGCAGGCGGAAGGCTCGGCAATCGGCGAGAAGTTGCACGTCGGCCGCGGCGACTATTGCCTGGTGACCCTGCACCGGCCCTCCAACGTGGATGACCGCGATTCGCTGCGGGGCCTGTTCCGCGCGCTGCAGGAGATCGCCAAGGAGCTCAAGGTGATCTTTCCTGCGCACCCGCGCACGCAAAAGAGGCTGCGGCAGTTTGGGCTCTGGTCGCCCGCGGAGGGGCCCGGCAGCCTGGTGGTACTCGACCCGCTGGGCTACGTGGACTTTCTCTGCTTGGAGGCCAATGCGCGCCTGGTCATCACCGACTCTGGAGGCGTGCAGGAAGAGACGAGCATTCTCGGGGTACCGTGCCTCACGGTGCGCCAGAACACGGAGCGGCCGATTACCATCACCATGGGCACGAACGTACTGGTGGGGACGGACCCGGAGAGGCTGGTGGCAGAGGCCAAGCGCGTGCTGGCCGGGGACGGCAAGAGGGGGGGCGTGCCGCCGTTGTGGGACGAGCACGTGTCGGAGCGCATTGTGGCGGTGTTGATAGCATGGGGGGCAGGCGGCGATACGGACCGGCAGGCGACGCGCATGCCCGGGGCAGCAAGGGAGGCGTGA
- a CDS encoding outer membrane lipoprotein carrier protein LolA, which yields MFRRLYEMAVAVLVATSSLSLPAEAQQLDGQAVVRKVRATFESLKSMRARFTQIFEWKLVGESQKTSGSLAAAKGDCYRIETDDQLIVTDGKTVWNYSKANKQVIIDELGKTADAPLMRDLMLRYAEGYTAVLKGQEAIGGSDCYVVELRPKGEEFITAVTLWVDGKLWIPLRVRQMDVNDNVNLYELQDVELNVTLAGSLFTFQPPAEAEVIDMR from the coding sequence ATGTTCAGGCGGCTTTACGAAATGGCGGTAGCGGTGCTCGTGGCGACGAGTAGTTTGTCCTTGCCGGCAGAGGCGCAGCAGCTGGACGGGCAGGCGGTGGTGCGCAAGGTGAGGGCGACCTTCGAGTCCCTGAAGAGCATGCGCGCGCGCTTTACGCAGATCTTCGAGTGGAAGCTGGTGGGCGAGAGCCAGAAGACCTCCGGCTCGCTGGCTGCGGCCAAGGGCGACTGCTATCGCATCGAGACCGATGACCAGCTCATCGTCACCGACGGCAAGACGGTGTGGAACTACAGCAAGGCCAACAAGCAGGTCATCATCGACGAACTGGGCAAGACGGCGGACGCGCCGCTGATGCGCGACCTCATGCTGCGCTACGCCGAAGGCTACACGGCGGTGCTGAAAGGCCAGGAGGCCATCGGCGGCAGCGACTGCTACGTGGTGGAGCTGCGCCCGAAAGGGGAGGAGTTCATCACCGCCGTGACCCTCTGGGTGGATGGCAAGCTGTGGATTCCGCTGCGCGTGCGGCAGATGGATGTGAATGACAACGTGAACCTCTATGAGCTGCAGGACGTGGAGTTGAATGTGACTCTGGCTGGGTCGCTGTTCACCTTTCAGCCGCCGGCCGAGGCGGAGGTGATTGATATGAGGTGA
- a CDS encoding SDR family oxidoreductase, producing MAFYLVTGGGGFIGSHLVEELLRRGDRVRVLDNFATGKRENLAALLAILREEQPQADFAGRLEVIEGDVRSYHIVREAAEGVDFVLHQAALPSVPRSVKDPITSNEVNVVGTLNILNAAKETGVRRIVYASSSSIYGDLETLPKTEDMLPKPLSPYAVSKLAGEKYCQVFTRLYGLETVCLRYFNVFGPRQDPASQYSAVIPKFIRLIAKGQRPTVYGDGTQSRDFTYVGNVVQANLLACEAGAEECSGEVFNIAYGRRVTINGLVRLLNELLGKSVEPVYAEPRLGDVKHSLANIGKARQYLGYNPETDFAEGLRRCMAFFMGQEQVAEGEGKEAVHG from the coding sequence GTGGCGTTCTATTTGGTCACCGGCGGGGGCGGATTCATCGGCTCGCATTTGGTGGAAGAGCTGCTGCGGCGCGGCGACCGGGTGCGCGTGCTGGACAACTTTGCCACCGGCAAACGCGAGAACCTCGCGGCGCTGCTTGCCATCCTGCGCGAGGAACAGCCGCAGGCGGATTTTGCCGGCCGCCTGGAGGTCATCGAAGGGGATGTGCGCAGCTACCACATCGTGCGCGAGGCGGCGGAAGGCGTGGACTTTGTCCTGCATCAGGCGGCGCTGCCGTCAGTGCCCAGGTCGGTTAAGGATCCCATCACCAGCAACGAAGTGAACGTGGTGGGCACGCTGAACATCCTCAACGCCGCCAAGGAGACTGGGGTGAGACGCATTGTCTACGCCTCTTCCTCGTCCATTTACGGCGACCTGGAGACGCTGCCCAAGACCGAGGACATGCTGCCCAAGCCGCTCTCCCCTTATGCGGTGTCCAAGTTAGCCGGAGAGAAATACTGCCAGGTCTTCACCCGGCTGTACGGTTTGGAGACCGTCTGCTTGCGCTACTTCAACGTGTTCGGGCCGCGCCAGGACCCGGCGTCGCAGTACTCGGCGGTGATCCCCAAGTTCATCAGGCTCATTGCCAAGGGGCAGCGGCCGACCGTGTACGGTGACGGCACGCAGTCGCGGGATTTCACCTACGTGGGCAATGTGGTGCAGGCGAATCTGTTGGCGTGCGAAGCCGGGGCTGAGGAGTGTTCCGGCGAGGTGTTCAACATCGCCTATGGCAGACGGGTGACCATCAACGGGTTGGTGCGCCTGCTCAATGAGCTGTTGGGGAAGAGTGTGGAGCCGGTCTACGCCGAACCGCGGCTTGGTGATGTGAAGCACTCGTTGGCCAATATCGGTAAGGCGCGACAGTATCTCGGCTACAACCCGGAGACTGACTTTGCCGAGGGACTGCGGCGCTGCATGGCGTTCTTCATGGGACAGGAACAGGTCGCAGAAGGAGAAGGAAAGGAAGCAGTGCATGGCTAA
- a CDS encoding Gfo/Idh/MocA family oxidoreductase, with product MANFAVVGAGRWGKNHVRTLHESGKLRAIVETDPGRRQEMAALYPKVAVYASVQESLAADVDGYVVATPAASHFAVTKFLLEQGKHVLVEKPLALSSKDAAELADHADRKGCKLMVGHVLLYHPAIRKIKELLDQGQLGKLQYMYSNRLNLGTVRTEENILWSFAPHDISIFQYFVGAMPEAVVCEGGVFLQPDVHDTTMTVLRYPENVVGHIFVSWLHPFKEHRLVVIGSKGMVSFEDSSARKELLFYEKGIDWVAGEPVTREGMTRAIDYEKKMPLTEELRHFVECVEQDKVPFTDARVGVEVLRILEMAEASLKKVAPRPPAREFYAHESAVVDKGAKIGRGTKIWHNSQVQAGAQIGENCVIGHNCFVAGRAVLGNGVKLESNVDVWDLVTLEDYVFAGPSAVFTNDINPRSRYPKAKYPQYGKWVPTLVREGASIGANATIVCGVTIGRHAFIGAGAVVTRDVPDYGLVVGSPARLIGWMCACGTRLSLPKEAPDGAEAQCPACARTYRFTSGSVVEVPHE from the coding sequence ATGGCTAATTTTGCGGTGGTGGGTGCTGGACGTTGGGGAAAGAATCATGTGCGGACGCTGCACGAGTCGGGCAAGCTGCGGGCAATCGTCGAGACCGACCCTGGGCGGCGCCAAGAGATGGCGGCGCTCTACCCGAAGGTGGCTGTGTACGCCAGCGTGCAGGAGTCGCTTGCGGCTGATGTGGACGGCTACGTGGTGGCCACACCGGCGGCGAGCCACTTTGCGGTGACTAAATTCCTGTTGGAGCAGGGCAAGCATGTGCTGGTGGAAAAGCCGTTGGCATTGAGTTCCAAGGACGCGGCAGAGCTGGCCGACCATGCCGACCGCAAGGGGTGCAAGCTGATGGTGGGACATGTGTTGCTCTACCATCCGGCGATTCGCAAGATAAAGGAACTGTTGGACCAGGGGCAGCTGGGCAAGCTGCAGTACATGTACAGCAACCGCCTCAACTTGGGCACGGTGCGCACCGAGGAGAATATCCTGTGGAGTTTTGCGCCGCATGACATCTCCATCTTCCAGTACTTTGTGGGCGCCATGCCGGAGGCGGTGGTGTGCGAAGGGGGGGTGTTCCTGCAGCCGGACGTGCACGACACCACCATGACCGTGCTCCGCTATCCGGAAAATGTGGTGGGACATATCTTCGTCAGCTGGTTGCATCCGTTCAAGGAGCACCGGCTGGTGGTGATCGGCTCCAAGGGGATGGTGTCCTTCGAGGACTCGAGTGCGCGCAAGGAGCTGCTCTTTTACGAGAAGGGGATCGACTGGGTGGCCGGCGAGCCGGTGACGCGCGAAGGGATGACGCGGGCCATCGACTATGAGAAGAAGATGCCACTCACCGAGGAGCTGCGCCACTTTGTGGAGTGCGTGGAGCAGGACAAGGTGCCGTTTACCGACGCGCGCGTCGGGGTGGAGGTATTGCGCATTTTGGAGATGGCGGAGGCGAGTCTGAAGAAGGTGGCGCCTCGGCCGCCGGCGCGGGAGTTTTACGCCCACGAGAGCGCGGTGGTGGACAAGGGGGCCAAGATCGGCAGGGGCACGAAGATCTGGCATAACTCGCAGGTGCAGGCCGGGGCGCAGATCGGCGAGAATTGCGTCATCGGCCACAACTGCTTTGTGGCGGGCAGGGCGGTGCTGGGCAATGGGGTCAAGTTAGAGTCCAATGTGGACGTGTGGGACCTGGTGACGCTGGAAGACTATGTGTTTGCCGGGCCGTCGGCGGTGTTCACGAACGACATCAATCCGCGCTCGCGTTATCCCAAGGCAAAGTACCCGCAGTACGGCAAGTGGGTGCCGACGTTGGTGAGGGAGGGCGCCTCTATCGGGGCGAACGCGACGATTGTCTGTGGGGTGACCATTGGCAGGCACGCGTTCATCGGTGCTGGGGCGGTGGTCACGCGCGACGTGCCGGATTATGGGTTGGTGGTGGGCTCGCCGGCGCGGCTGATCGGCTGGATGTGCGCGTGCGGCACGCGCCTGTCGCTGCCCAAAGAGGCGCCTGACGGTGCCGAGGCCCAGTGCCCCGCCTGTGCCCGCACCTACCGATTTACCTCGGGCTCCGTCGTGGAAGTCCCTCACGAATAG
- a CDS encoding HEPN domain-containing protein — translation MSVSKNRYEAERWLRTAEEDLQAAETLLAAGWFAQACFWGESTSPGSGAIGGKAALEGESDHSGITVSVYEPKL, via the coding sequence ATGAGCGTGAGCAAGAATCGCTATGAAGCAGAGCGTTGGCTGAGGACGGCAGAGGAAGACCTGCAGGCGGCAGAGACGTTGCTGGCGGCCGGTTGGTTCGCGCAGGCATGCTTTTGGGGGGAGTCTACCAGCCCTGGCAGCGGGGCCATTGGAGGCAAGGCAGCCTTAGAGGGTGAAAGCGACCACAGCGGTATAACCGTCTCCGTTTACGAACCCAAATTATGA
- a CDS encoding nucleotidyltransferase domain-containing protein, whose protein sequence is MKHYEKLLAALVAACKEVYGERLVSVAVFGSVGRGTARPDSDIDLLIVASPLPDGRLARATEFEGVERLLRAEVAALHEAGVTAELSPVFKTPEELAAGSPLLLDMVEDARILYDRGRVLEAALMRLRERLQKLGARRIWRGDAWYWDLKPDYRPGEVFEL, encoded by the coding sequence ATGAAGCATTATGAGAAACTGCTGGCGGCGCTGGTGGCGGCGTGCAAGGAGGTCTACGGCGAGCGATTGGTGTCCGTGGCGGTCTTTGGCTCAGTGGGGCGAGGCACTGCGCGCCCAGACTCGGACATCGACCTGCTCATCGTCGCCAGCCCATTGCCGGACGGTCGGTTGGCGCGTGCGACCGAGTTCGAGGGAGTGGAGAGGCTGCTGCGCGCAGAGGTAGCAGCGCTGCACGAGGCAGGAGTGACCGCGGAACTTTCGCCCGTGTTCAAGACGCCGGAGGAGCTGGCGGCGGGCAGCCCACTGCTCTTGGACATGGTGGAGGATGCGCGCATCCTTTATGACAGGGGCAGGGTGTTGGAGGCGGCGCTTATGCGCCTGCGAGAGAGACTCCAGAAGCTCGGCGCGCGGCGCATCTGGCGCGGTGATGCCTGGTATTGGGACCTGAAGCCAGACTATCGGCCGGGCGAGGTATTCGAGCTGTGA
- a CDS encoding SLBB domain-containing protein, protein MMMTRHGTFHALACGVLLLWAGLALAQQTTGGLAAPQAARYFLGREDEILMQVNVWGFVRQPGQYMVPYDTDLISLLSYAGGPREEAKIKSVKVIRASSGEGGAPQVIEVDVKKFLKSADASMIPRLKPGDTVVVSGTTFHFVSKFFEFVWRIALVVQIVFMADYYSRQARR, encoded by the coding sequence GTGATGATGACGAGACATGGAACATTCCATGCTTTGGCGTGCGGCGTCCTGCTCCTGTGGGCGGGTCTTGCGCTGGCCCAGCAGACCACCGGTGGCCTTGCTGCGCCCCAGGCGGCCCGCTACTTCTTGGGCAGGGAGGACGAAATCCTCATGCAGGTGAACGTGTGGGGATTTGTCCGGCAGCCGGGACAGTACATGGTCCCCTACGATACCGACCTCATCAGCCTCCTCTCCTACGCGGGCGGGCCACGGGAAGAGGCGAAGATCAAGAGCGTCAAGGTAATTCGCGCAAGCAGCGGCGAGGGCGGGGCTCCGCAGGTCATCGAGGTGGACGTGAAAAAGTTTCTCAAATCGGCTGACGCGTCCATGATCCCCAGGCTGAAGCCGGGCGACACCGTGGTGGTCTCGGGCACCACTTTCCATTTCGTCAGCAAATTCTTCGAATTCGTCTGGCGCATCGCCCTGGTGGTGCAGATCGTGTTCATGGCCGACTATTACAGCCGGCAGGCGCGACGTTAG
- a CDS encoding polysaccharide biosynthesis tyrosine autokinase, translating to MQEPIQRQVSLKDYMRVLYRARWIILICFLAVVGSTAFFTFRAEPIYQGTAKLMIQDEGGVGRMVFDVTGYMKKETMINNQVEILKSRSVAERVVQSLEASPHAATLRILGNEPENGEKRGGGRLGIFGSKKVLSPEEEARARREAAIKAIRTSIKVTPVRSSDMINLSFEAPSAFEAAFVTNTIADEFKKFNQAQSQAEVRQVKQFLEEQLGLIQEQLSRSEEALRAYKERERVVALDKETEELVRKAAQFESMLKEAQTALAENKERLKFIDEQLEKSRQHFDIDAVSASPYLQEIKRQLAEKEASLAVFMAQLVEVGALEEKRSDILLRQKQIEALKDKFKEEVTRLAASEMLDPMSVSTALFQRKIEVETELQSLQPRVEALQGIVNRFNREMEALPEKALELARLQRAAQVDEKLYVMLQEKYQESRITEVGQLGNVTVIDRAEVPLAPVKPKKQLNLMLGAIIGLMLGLGFAFVMEYMDTSVRSIEDVEALGLNLMGTIPVIRATQRDGRPEEGPGQRLDDETRLIEARLVTHLRPKSPVAESYRSLRTSIQFARSDTPVRTILVTSAGPKEGKSTTVANLAITMAQLNTRTVLVDADLRRPVLHKLFGLRRDMGLTNLLVGKATLDEVLQSTAVDNLSVVPAGVLPPNPSELLGSQQMQACMEQFRQRFDVVLFDSPPVIAVTDASLLGRLVDGVLLVVNSGSTNREALLRAKEVLDQVHAPVLGVLLNKITATNMYGSYYYYYYYRYYYYGDGEKKEEKVKKRRHRGSEVA from the coding sequence ATGCAAGAGCCTATCCAACGACAGGTGTCCCTGAAGGACTATATGCGCGTCCTTTATCGGGCGCGGTGGATCATCCTCATCTGCTTTCTGGCGGTCGTGGGGTCCACTGCTTTCTTCACCTTCCGGGCGGAACCCATCTACCAGGGCACGGCCAAGCTCATGATCCAGGATGAGGGCGGCGTCGGCAGGATGGTGTTCGACGTCACCGGCTACATGAAGAAAGAGACCATGATCAACAACCAGGTGGAGATCTTGAAGAGCCGGTCGGTGGCGGAGAGGGTGGTGCAGAGCTTGGAGGCCTCGCCGCACGCAGCGACGCTGCGCATCTTAGGCAACGAGCCAGAGAACGGCGAGAAGCGCGGGGGAGGGCGGCTGGGGATCTTCGGCTCTAAGAAGGTGCTCTCTCCTGAGGAGGAGGCGCGCGCCCGGCGCGAGGCGGCCATCAAGGCGATCCGCACGAGCATCAAGGTGACGCCGGTGCGCAGCAGCGACATGATTAACCTCTCTTTCGAGGCGCCCTCCGCCTTTGAGGCGGCCTTTGTCACCAACACCATTGCCGACGAGTTCAAGAAGTTCAACCAGGCGCAGAGCCAGGCCGAGGTGCGCCAGGTGAAGCAGTTCTTGGAGGAGCAGTTGGGGCTCATTCAGGAACAGCTCAGCCGCTCCGAAGAGGCGCTGCGTGCCTACAAGGAGCGCGAGCGGGTGGTGGCCCTGGATAAGGAAACGGAAGAGCTGGTGCGCAAGGCCGCACAGTTCGAGTCTATGCTTAAGGAAGCGCAGACGGCTCTTGCCGAAAACAAGGAGCGGCTCAAGTTCATCGACGAGCAGTTGGAGAAGAGTCGCCAGCACTTTGACATCGACGCGGTGTCGGCCAGCCCTTACCTGCAGGAGATCAAGCGGCAGTTGGCGGAGAAAGAGGCCAGCCTGGCCGTGTTCATGGCGCAGTTGGTGGAGGTAGGCGCCTTGGAGGAAAAGCGCAGCGACATCCTGTTGCGGCAGAAGCAGATCGAGGCCCTCAAGGACAAGTTCAAGGAGGAGGTCACGCGCCTGGCCGCCTCCGAGATGCTCGACCCCATGAGCGTGTCCACCGCCCTTTTCCAGCGCAAGATCGAAGTGGAGACCGAGCTGCAGTCGCTGCAGCCGCGCGTGGAGGCGTTGCAGGGGATCGTCAACCGCTTCAACCGCGAGATGGAGGCTCTGCCGGAGAAAGCCTTGGAGTTAGCTCGCCTGCAGCGCGCCGCCCAGGTGGACGAAAAGCTCTATGTCATGCTGCAGGAAAAGTACCAGGAGTCGCGCATCACCGAGGTGGGGCAATTGGGCAACGTGACCGTGATCGACCGGGCGGAGGTGCCGTTAGCGCCGGTAAAGCCCAAGAAGCAGCTGAACCTTATGCTCGGGGCGATCATCGGGCTGATGCTCGGCTTGGGCTTTGCCTTTGTGATGGAGTACATGGATACCTCGGTGCGCAGCATTGAGGACGTGGAGGCGCTGGGCCTGAACCTGATGGGCACCATTCCGGTGATCCGTGCCACGCAGCGGGACGGGCGCCCGGAAGAGGGGCCGGGCCAACGCTTAGACGACGAGACACGGCTGATCGAGGCGCGCCTGGTCACGCATCTCCGCCCCAAGTCGCCGGTGGCCGAGTCCTATCGCAGCCTGCGCACCAGCATCCAGTTCGCGCGCAGCGACACGCCGGTGCGCACCATTCTGGTCACCAGCGCCGGACCCAAGGAGGGGAAGTCCACCACCGTGGCTAACTTGGCCATCACCATGGCGCAGCTCAACACGCGCACGGTGCTGGTGGATGCCGACCTGCGGCGGCCGGTGCTGCACAAGCTGTTCGGCCTGCGCCGCGACATGGGCCTGACCAATCTGCTCGTGGGCAAAGCGACCCTGGACGAGGTGCTGCAGAGCACGGCGGTGGACAACCTGAGCGTGGTGCCGGCCGGAGTACTGCCGCCCAACCCGTCTGAGCTGCTCGGCTCGCAGCAGATGCAGGCCTGCATGGAACAGTTCCGCCAGCGCTTTGATGTGGTGCTGTTCGACAGTCCCCCGGTGATCGCGGTGACGGACGCGTCGCTCTTGGGGCGTTTGGTCGACGGCGTGCTGCTGGTGGTCAACTCCGGGAGCACCAACCGCGAGGCCTTGCTGCGCGCCAAGGAGGTGTTGGACCAGGTGCACGCACCGGTGTTGGGCGTGTTGCTCAACAAGATCACTGCAACCAACATGTACGGCAGCTATTATTACTATTACTACTACCGCTATTACTACTACGGCGACGGGGAGAAGAAGGAGGAAAAGGTGAAGAAGCGCAGGCATCGCGGCAGCGAGGTCGCGTAA